The Candidatus Neomarinimicrobiota bacterium genomic sequence CGGGTGCTGATATTCTGAATGTGCCATTGGCCACACTCAATACCTTGTTTCTTATTACTTCATCAGTGACCATGGTGATGAGTTGGGCCTCACTCAAGTTAAAAGAATTTGATAAATTCAAACTCTATGCGGGTTTAACCCTACTCTTGGCTGCATCATTTTTAGTGGTTAAATATTTTGAATATACAGCCAAGTTTCATCATGGATTATTCCCATCCACTAATAATTTTCTTGGCATTTATTTTACATTAACCGGCCTTCATGTCCTCCATATTATTGGTGGTATGATTGTTATTTTCTTTTTCTGGATGCCAGGCGCTAAAATGTGGGAAAGTGATCCTGATCGTTTTACCAATCGGATTGAAATTGTCGGATTGTATTGGCATTTTGTAGATTTAGTATGGATTTTCTTATTTCCGGTACTTTACTTATTATGAGGAATTATCATGGCTGATTTAACGCCTGAAGAAATTAGGCATCACGTCAAAACATATGTAATTGTCTTTGTTGCATTGGCTTTTTTCACCGTCGTGACCGTTGCTATTTCTTACCTGGATTTAGGTGTGGGCGCATCAGTGGTTTTAGCCTTGGGGGTTGCCAGTGTTAAGGGTGCTTTAGTGGCAAGTTATTTTATGCATTTGATTGATGAAAAAATTACCATTTATTGGACGCTTTTAATTACGGCAGCAATGTTTTTAATCCTCATGTTATTACCCTTGGGCAACATGCTAGCGCAGACAAAGATATAAAATGTCAATAAAGACTTTTCACATCATTTTCATCATTCTCTCCATTGCCATTACAATTTGGTTTGGTTTATGGGAATGGGATCGGTCCATTTTATTAGCGATCGTTTCTTTTTTAGCGGGATCAGGACTTGTGATTTATGGTATTCAAGTGTTAAAAAAATTCAAAACGATTTCCTGATGAAAAAAGGGATCATTATTACATTGGTTTTAGGGTTGGCACTTCTACCCGAAGTGAGCTATGCCTGTGCTACCTGCTTTGGGAACCCGAATGCAGCCGCCTCTCAGGGAATAAATAAAGCCATTATTGCAATGCTTGGCATTACGGGGACAGTCCTAGGCGGATTCGGATCGTCTATTTACGTACTGAATCGCCGTGCCAAAGAATATGCAATATCACTCAAAAGA encodes the following:
- a CDS encoding heme-copper oxidase subunit III, producing MDIPYTVKDRPDTGLYNGKLGIWLFLASEVMLFGGLFSAYVFLRTGAESWPTGADILNVPLATLNTLFLITSSVTMVMSWASLKLKEFDKFKLYAGLTLLLAASFLVVKYFEYTAKFHHGLFPSTNNFLGIYFTLTGLHVLHIIGGMIVIFFFWMPGAKMWESDPDRFTNRIEIVGLYWHFVDLVWIFLFPVLYLL
- a CDS encoding cytochrome C oxidase subunit IV family protein encodes the protein MADLTPEEIRHHVKTYVIVFVALAFFTVVTVAISYLDLGVGASVVLALGVASVKGALVASYFMHLIDEKITIYWTLLITAAMFLILMLLPLGNMLAQTKI